Sequence from the Sphingobacteriaceae bacterium GW460-11-11-14-LB5 genome:
GCCCTGTTTGGCTAGTTTTTGTTCGATCTCTGGATGTCTTTCTAAATAATCGATCAAACTATTGGCAACGATCTCGCCCTGCGTTAAAACGTTGATGTGATCAGGAAATACTTTTTTCAGCCTGGGCATCAACAATGGATAATGGGTACAGGCCAATAATACACAATCGATGTCTTTTGACTGGCTCAATAACTGATCACAATATTCATTGATAAAAAAATCTGCTCCTGGTTGCAGGTGTTCATTGTTTTCGATCAGCGGCACCCACATCGGGCAACTTTGCTGATAAACTTTGATCCTGGGAAAAAACTTATTGATCTCTAATAGATAGGATTGAGAATTAACTGTTCCCCTGGTTCCCATTACACCAACCTGTTTAGTGCTGGTATACGCGTCTATCACTTCTGCAGTGGGCCTTATAACGCCCAGCACCCTCCTATCTGGGTATTTAGCCGGAAGATCGATTTGCTGGATCGTTCTAAGCGCTTTTGCTGAAGCGGTGTTGCAGGCCAGGATGACCAAATGGCACCCTTTTGCAAAAAGCCATTCTACGCACTCTAAAGTATATTTATAAATGGTATCAAAAGAATGATCGCCATAGGGCGAACGGGCATTATCGCCTAAATAGATATAA
This genomic interval carries:
- a CDS encoding glutamate racemase, with amino-acid sequence MQNSSPIGIFDSGYGGLTVFRSIADKLPDYNYIYLGDNARSPYGDHSFDTIYKYTLECVEWLFAKGCHLVILACNTASAKALRTIQQIDLPAKYPDRRVLGVIRPTAEVIDAYTSTKQVGVMGTRGTVNSQSYLLEINKFFPRIKVYQQSCPMWVPLIENNEHLQPGADFFINEYCDQLLSQSKDIDCVLLACTHYPLLMPRLKKVFPDHINVLTQGEIVANSLIDYLERHPEIEQKLAKQGERHFYTSGDPLAFDEHASIFFGEPLKSSKM